One Priestia megaterium DNA segment encodes these proteins:
- a CDS encoding DNA-binding protein: MEISFFWIAVGLAAFGYFIGDGLKNFGKPQKKLSYPYLIKEKDLHYHFNLSKGELEELLNKYPNAPKIELKGTTYYPYQQFIDWISSNEIYKK; the protein is encoded by the coding sequence GTGGAAATAAGCTTTTTTTGGATTGCCGTAGGATTAGCTGCCTTTGGTTATTTTATAGGTGATGGTTTAAAGAATTTTGGGAAACCTCAAAAGAAATTAAGTTATCCTTATTTAATTAAAGAAAAAGATCTACATTATCATTTTAATTTGAGTAAGGGTGAACTTGAAGAATTGTTAAATAAATATCCTAATGCTCCTAAAATAGAGCTTAAAGGGACTACATATTATCCCTATCAACAATTCATTGATTGGATATCTTCTAACGAAATTTATAAGAAATAA